ACAAAACCTTCAAAGCGATAATCAACCTTCCCATTTTTTACAAGTGACTGCGCTGCACTTGAAATAGCCCAGTAAGGAATTTCAACCTTACCAATTAGTTTTGTTGACTCTGATGGTTTAATGTCAAACTTTGGAAACACTGCTTTTGCTATTTTACTGTTGTTAACATACATATCAAGAGAAAGTGAGTTTGCTCCTGCATCAAATAAGTTTGGGTTTTGAGCTTTCAACTCAACTGCAAGTATAAACCCAGTTAAAGAAATTGAGGCAACCTTTACACTTTCAAGCTCAAACTCACAGTTACGCACGGCAATATGTTTTTGTATTGTCGCACAACCAACAAGAGAAAAAAGCACGACAATAAATAGTGATTTTACAACACTTTTTACATAAAAATTATAGGAATTTACAAATCTTATTCCCATATTAAGCCGTTAAATCTTATTTCTGTTGTCTTTGAATTTATATCGTTTATAATTAGTCCTCGTTCAAATAACATTTGCAATCTGAATGCGATTGTACAAAATAGAAAGAATTTTACAAAATATATTTTTAACAGAAAAAGAGGCAAAAATGCTATAATGCGCCAATCATGGATAACGGTGACAGTAAAAACAAAGGCCCATTTAGCCTGATTGGACGTATGTTTAGCTTTATAATTGGCAAAGCCCATAATCCCTACGACCCCAAAATATTCCACAACATAGCTTTAGTCGCATTTTTGGCATGGGTTGGCTTTGGCTCTGACGGTATTACATCATCTTGCTACGGACCGCAAGAAGCATTTTTCGCACTTGGAGCACACACACATTTAAGCATTTTTGTGGCTCTGGCAACCGCTATTACCATTTTCTTAATAAGTGCAAGTTACTCGCAGGTTATTGAAGCCTTCCCCTACGGCGGCGGCGGTTACTTAGTTGCAAGCAAACTACTTTCCCCAAATACCGGAATGATTTCCGGCTGCGCGCTTATTATTGATTATGTACTAACAATAACCGTGTCGGTCGCAAGCGGCGCGGATGCAATTTTTAGTTTTTTACCGCAAAGTTTTCATATTTACAAACTTGAGTTTGCAATGCTTGCCCTAATTTGCCTGATAATTTTTAACCTACGCGGCGCAAAAGAATCGGTTAAACCACTTATTCCTATATTTCTTGTTTTTATTGCAACTCATGTTTTTGTAATCATATACTCCCTAATCTCAAACGCGAATGCTTTTCCCGCGCTTTATGAAACTACTAAAACCGATGTTGCCACATCTTATTCGCAGATAGGCCTTTTTGGGATATTTTTTATTATTATGCGCGCATATAGTATGGGTGCAGGTACTTTTACAGGCATTGAGGCCGTAAGCAATGGTATGCCACTTATTAGGGAACCAAAAGTTAAGAACGCTAAAAAAGCAATGGTTTATATGTCACTTTCACTTGCTTTTATGGTTGTTGGGCTTATGCTTACATACCTGTTTTATAATGTTCAGCCAGAATTTGGCAAAACCTACAATGCCATTGCTTTTGAACATTTAACGGCAAGCTGGGGTGCAGGCGGGAAGCTATTTGTACTGATAACACTTTTTTCAGAAGCCGCACTGCTCTTTGTTGCCGCGCAAACCGGCTTTTTGGGTGGCCCAAGGGTGCTTGCTAACATGGCACTTGACCGCTGGTTTCCCACCCGTTTTACCGCGCTTAGCGACAGGTTTGTAAACAAAAACGGCGTGCTTATTATGGGAATTGCGGCTCTTGCAATTATGCTTCTTGCCCAGGGTTCTGTTAAATTTTTAGTGGTGCTTTATAGTATAAATGTTTTTATTACATTTACGCTTACGCAATTAGGAATGGTTAAGCATTGGTGGATAGAAAGAAAAAAACAGCCGCGTTGGAAAAAGAAAATATTAATTAACGGGCTTGGGCTTTTGCTTACCTCAACTATTCTCATTGTAATGCTTATAATCAAATTTTACGATGGCGGTTGGATTACACTTTTGGTAACCGGCGCTCTTGTGATTTTTGCTTTTACTATAAAAACTCATTACTTTAAAACCGCGAAACTTTTACACCGGCTAAACACACTCATTACTGCCGCAAACATAAACTCAATAACAGACAAAAATGATGATGGGCTTATAGAAAACCCTAAAAGCGAATTTGACCCTAACGCAAAAACAGCAATTTTGCTTGTTAACGGTTATAACGGGCTTGGCTTGCACACACTTTTTGGCGTTATACGACTTTTTGATAACAGCTTTAAAAACTTTATTTTTGTTCAGGTTGGTATAATAAATTCCGGAAACTACAAAGGCGCGCAAGAAGTTGATAATTTGGAAATAAAGATAAAAGAAGACATTAACCACTATGTAAACTACATTCGCAAAAGCGGCCGCCATGCCGATGGTATAGCTTTGATTGGCACAGATGTATTAGACGAAATTGAACAACTTGCCCCAAGAATTATGGAGAAATTTCCAAACGCGGTTTTCTTTGGCGGTCAGTTAGTTTTCCCTGAAGATACATTTATTACCCGCTGGCTGCATAACTACACGGTTTTTGCCTTACAGAGAAAGTTCTACTCAAAAGGCATACCTTTCATACTTCTTCCTATTAGAGTTTAGCTTAAATTCAATTAGGGTTTACTGCTAACATCCCAGTCAGAAAAATCCGTTATTCCAGCTTTCACATATACATGTCATTGCCCAGTTTGAGCAAGCAATCTAATCATATATTTAGTTTAAGTTGCGGGTCTTTCCTGCCCCTGCCCGCCAAAAGTTAATAGTTTTAAAAACAAAAATGTCTTGCGTAAATTTACGCAAGACATTTTTTATTATTAATAAAGGTTAATTCTTTTTGGCAATTAATACAAATTCGTTATACTTAAAAAACTTTCCAACAAACTTAATAAACGAAAATGAAATGAATCTCCACCCAGTCCCGCCTTAGCGGGAGGCGAAATTATCAAGTTAAAAGATCTTTTTATTTCTTTATAAGTTCGTAAACCAAAGTTTTGGTAGTTAAATCTGTCACTTGCTTCGGGCCAAAGTATTGTATTGGGCCAGGGAACAAATAACTTTCTGTATTTGCCCAAACCTGGCGCATTTTTTCAAACGCCTTAAATGGTTTGTCATTTAAATCTACCAGTGCTTTTTGAATAACTGGTTTTTCTTTGCCTTTCCTGCGTTCAATGTTCATCATCATTGTTAATGGCACACCA
This is a stretch of genomic DNA from Endomicrobiales bacterium. It encodes these proteins:
- a CDS encoding LEA type 2 family protein, whose amino-acid sequence is MGIRFVNSYNFYVKSVVKSLFIVVLFSLVGCATIQKHIAVRNCEFELESVKVASISLTGFILAVELKAQNPNLFDAGANSLSLDMYVNNSKIAKAVFPKFDIKPSESTKLIGKVEIPYWAISSAAQSLVKNGKVDYRFEGFVKIETLIGSFDFPVAVYKNKEG
- a CDS encoding APC family permease translates to MFSFIIGKAHNPYDPKIFHNIALVAFLAWVGFGSDGITSSCYGPQEAFFALGAHTHLSIFVALATAITIFLISASYSQVIEAFPYGGGGYLVASKLLSPNTGMISGCALIIDYVLTITVSVASGADAIFSFLPQSFHIYKLEFAMLALICLIIFNLRGAKESVKPLIPIFLVFIATHVFVIIYSLISNANAFPALYETTKTDVATSYSQIGLFGIFFIIMRAYSMGAGTFTGIEAVSNGMPLIREPKVKNAKKAMVYMSLSLAFMVVGLMLTYLFYNVQPEFGKTYNAIAFEHLTASWGAGGKLFVLITLFSEAALLFVAAQTGFLGGPRVLANMALDRWFPTRFTALSDRFVNKNGVLIMGIAALAIMLLAQGSVKFLVVLYSINVFITFTLTQLGMVKHWWIERKKQPRWKKKILINGLGLLLTSTILIVMLIIKFYDGGWITLLVTGALVIFAFTIKTHYFKTAKLLHRLNTLITAANINSITDKNDDGLIENPKSEFDPNAKTAILLVNGYNGLGLHTLFGVIRLFDNSFKNFIFVQVGIINSGNYKGAQEVDNLEIKIKEDINHYVNYIRKSGRHADGIALIGTDVLDEIEQLAPRIMEKFPNAVFFGGQLVFPEDTFITRWLHNYTVFALQRKFYSKGIPFILLPIRV